ttctttttaagtaacttaagtaaaagacaacgggtttggtttggttgggtttttaaggaaaagagagacaacttgaagaaaaatatttagtGTAGGTGTACCAGCAATCGTGATGGTGACGATGATGACTGATTGAATGAGTTTGGGGAAATCCTGTTCTGGTGATACCAGCTGTGCTTTTTCTGTGTCAGGTTCATTTGTATCTACCCTGCTTATTTAAATAACAAGAAGACCATCGCGGAGGGGAGGCGCATCCCCATAAACAAGGTGAGGGGATGACCGGCATCTCTGTCCTTTAGGAGCGGGAGGGCTGTCCGGTTAGAGCCGTGTGAGTTTCTTTTACTTTATTACATTTCTTTAGGATCTGAGGGGAGCAGCAGATAAGAATTGGGGAGGTTACTTTAATATTGGTGAAGCCAGAAAGGCATTAATTTATAgctttaaaagatttttaaactgGTTCTTCATGAGCCTTTGTTTTAAAGAAGTGACAGTATGTAgggcttgcattttttttttttaaatcgtaggTTATGATAGTTTTCCCTttaataaaggaaattaaaatcctGGCATTGTACAGTATAATGTCCAAAAGAGTTGAGTTTGTAAAAATACAGAGATTCGAAGAAAATTCAGCTTTGttgagttttatgtttttttatttatttaatttttaaggaagTTACTTTAAAATTAATACTTTACTAAAGTAGGGTGTTTAAAAAGAATATGATTTCTCCCTTGTGCTCTTTGGGTAGGAAAACACAAATTCtgtgttggtgtagtggttaaagtttGGCCAGGTGCCTGATGCCAAGTAAAAGATTTTTGTAGaagcttttattttcaaaattgatGTCAAATTCTGCTTTGTAAAGAGTCATATACATTTTGTAattacaatgacaaatttaaggtAACTTGGTCTGAAGCAATGAATTAGTTATGTTTGTGTTATTTAATAGCTTCCATTTTGCTGCCTAAATATGTAAAGGGAAGTCTGTTTTGCTGCCTCAGGGTAAAAGAGAAGATGCCAAAGTACTTGTTAAGAATAATGCCTGActgcggggaccatggtctcagggaacatatagctcaattggcataacatagtttataaagaaaatgttctacattctattttgatgagtagcatccggggtcttaaaacttgtgagtggccatctaagatatggtcttgccccatctggagcaagggacaataaagaaaactaaagggaatgtttagtccaaaggactaatggaccacaactactatagcctccaccagactgagtccaacacagttagatggtgcccggctaccaccgctgactgctctgacagggatcacaatagagggttctagacagagctggagaaaaacatagaacaaaattctcagtcacacacacaaaaaaaggctagacttactggtctgacagagaccaagaaaccccaagagtaaggcccccaggcaccctttgagctcagtaatgaagtcactcctgaggttcacccttcagccaaagattaggcaggcccataaaacaaaattatactaaatgggcacaccagcccaggggcaaggacgagaaggcaggaggggaaggaaagctggtaatggggaacctaaggttgagcaggggagagtgttgacatgtgggcaactaatgtcacaaaacaatatgtgtattaagtgtttgatgagaaactagttctgtaaaccctcatctaaagtacagtaaaaaaagaatAATGCATGACGTTAACCCATGGTGACAGAGGCCACTGGTAACAAGCCCTAAGATAGTTTGGAGAATGATTGGAATAGTAGGAAGGAGTAAAGACAAGCATGGATTGgctgattgattttttaataaactttgttgtatAGCCTACATACAGAAATATAAATGAATCATAAATGTACAGCTTGATTAATTTTCACTAAATGCGCACACCTGGGTAACCAGCACCCAAATTTTAAACAGAAACATTACCAGGACCCCAGAAGATTCCTTTACATCCCCTCCCAGTCACTATCCCCTTGCATACTCAGACATACAAGGATCACCACTATTCTGAATTCTAATACCATACATTACTTTTACATATTTTTGAACTCTGTATAAATAGAATTATACGCTATGTACTCTTGTGTATGGCTTTTTTGACTGAACTTTATCCTGAGATTTATCTACATTTTTTAGTGTAGCTTGTTAATTCCTTATAGCAGGGCTTCTGAATAACggcattattgacattttgggctggataactctttgttgtgggggacttttctatgtattttaggaCGTTAGCATCTttggcttctacccactagatgccagtatgcacgcacgcacgcacacacacatgtgcagaATTGTGGCGATCAAAAATATCTCCAAACATTGCACTTGTCTCTTGGGAGGCAAAACTTCCCAGTTGAAAACTCCTGCTTTATAGTATTACATAGTGTCAATATACCACAGTCCATTCTACTTTTGGTGGAcaattgggttgtttctagtttggggTAATTTAAATATTACTGTCAGGAACATTCTTGAACTTGTCTTTTGGTGAATGTACTTTTGCACTTCTGTTGCATATATACCTTGAAGTGGAATTGCAGAATTACAGGGAATGTGTATGTTCTGCTTTAGTAGATACTGCCATTTTTCTAAAGTGACTGTATGTGTAATAGTTGTTTAATTAGTATTCGTTGAGCACCATGCTAAGTGCTAGGGAATACTGTATACTgctgaacaaaacaaagtccttTCCCTGGTGAAGTTTACATTTTATTAGAAGGGAGACGGACACAAAAGTGTGAATCGATATTATTcccagaaatttttaaaatttaacattGAAACAACTGtaccttgtttaaaaaaaaaaacgagggtTTTGGTATGTGCTTTGATCatagtggaaaccttggtgggacagtggttaagagctgctagcttataaccaaaaagtcggcagttcaaatccatcaggcactccttggaaaccctgtggggtaattctactctttcttatagggtcgctatgagtcgaaatgaactcgatggtaatgggtttggttttgatcatAGTATTTGAAAGGATTTATACAACAGTGTAGCAGTAATCCTCCTCAGGCTAAGCTgttcagtgtttttgtttttaactctttcaGGCTGTTGAAAATCCTACAGCTACAGAAATTCAGGATGTATGCTTAGCAGTTGGACTTAATGCATTTCTTGAGGTATAATGTGGttctttctttactgttttcAACAGTAATCTCATTGATGTAATACTTTTTTGAACAaagcctgtttttgttttttatattagaaaaataaactgTACTCTAGAGAATGGAATCGCGATGTTCAGTACAGGGGCAGAGTCCGGGTCCAGCTCAAACAGGAAGATGGCAGCCTCTGTCTTGTACAGTTTCCATCACGTAAGCTCTTTTAAATGAATGTATAGAGTCTTGGGATAGGTTATCCCTATGTAATacaaaaataggctttaaaacggAGCTTTTGAAAAGTAAAAATCATAATTCTACAGATTTTGCTATTGGTGGGTGGAGAGTGGTAAACAATGGTTCTGACTTCTTTTAGGTTAAGAACGTCTTTGTGAATGTGATGAAACCTGTTAATCCTTTCTCAAAAAACCACTTTGTGAACATTTTATAAACTTCTAGAAGTCCATCATTGCTCCCAGGTTAAgagtataaaataaatcattaaatggttaagtgttaactaCCTTTTCATATACTGGAGACACTTGAGATCTGTTAATAATTTCTATTCTTAATCTAAAAAGCaatattgagtgaaaaaaaaagtgaaatgcatAGTATGAtaccacttaaaaaaatatatcacttAGGTAAGTTTAAATACAAAGTATTATTGTTGTTTATTgatatatgtatgtgcatatttTTGGAACAGACTAGAAAGATAAACTTTATCTTAAGATAGTACAGGTAAGTCCCCAGcttatgacagggttccattctgatgactctgtcataagtcagttctggcgtaagtcaaataccttttttttttttttagttttaattattaCTGCCATTTATCATGAGCGTCTTTATAAATCCTGTCTTTGAACATCTGCGCGTAAATGTCTGAGAATGATATCAGTAAATTACATGCTCcattgtatgtagtacgtattacgataagttgtccaaaaaaaaaaaagagagagacagttgTAAGTGTGGTTCgttgtaacttgaatatgttgtaagtcagggactacctgtagttaACCTGATGGCATTCGGGGTGGAGAGTGAAGACTGTAGCTTTATCTctagtattttattctttaaaaaaaaaaaacaacaaaactggaCATCAGTATTCCAAAATGTTGATTTTGGGATACTGGGAATATAAGCGTTTCTTTACATATTATTCATcgcttttctgagttttttatttctaaaaattttaattaaaaaaaaaattgatgtgttcatttaatttgtaattttttttccttgaaacagTAACCCCAAACTGACAATTTAAGTGTTTTTAGTTGAATTAAAATAGCTtgatttttatataataaaaactgTCAGGATTGTCAGGCATTACTAGAAACTTAGATTCTAACGTAGGAGGCAGCAGATACTGTATTCTGATGTGTTCTTTTTCctcctgtatctttttttttttaattatggtaatatatatatataacataaaataaaatattccatttttaagtgtacatttaGTGGCATAAGTTCATTAACAATGTTTTGTAATCATCACCGCTATTTCCAGGACTATTTCATTACCCTAAACCTAGTAAGCAGTAAATCCCtattcctccctccttccagctcctggtaacctctaatctactctTGTCTCTATTAATTTGTCTGTTCTagatttttatataaatggaatcgtaacatttattgttttgtatttGGCTTATTTCACTAAGTATTATAccttcccactagcagtgcatgaggttcccagtttctccacatcctcaccaacacttgtcattttctggttttttgatagCCACCCTAGAACGTGTGAAATACagtctcgttgtggttttgatgtgcatttccctaatgatattgagcatttttgCATGTGCTCATTGCCGTTCATGTTTTTGGTGACATGTCTATGCAGATGCTTAgcttatttttaaattagattgtttttatttttgaactgtagtagttctttatgtattctagataaaaattccttatcagatacatgacttaggaaaattttctcccatcctatgggttatcttttcactgtcttgatactgtcttttgatgcacaaaagctaattttgatgaagtccagttcatCTGTGCCTGTGCTTTTGTGTCATATTTAGAAAAGAATTGTCAAGTCCAACATTGTATAAATTTCCCCGTTTTCTTCAAAGAGTTCTATAGCTTTAGCTCTTAAAAccatcttgagttaatttttgtatgtgttaTAAGGTAAAGGTcaaactttattcttttgcatgtggatatccagttttctcagcaccatttgttgaagaggctcttctttccccactgaatggacatGGTACCTTGTTGAAATCCATTGACCACAATtgtgagggtttatttctgggcccTTAATTCTATTCCAGTGGTCTGCATGTCTGTTCTTATGCCAGTAGAGCActgtttgattactgtagctttgtagtaagttttgaaattagcAAGTATGAGTGTtccaactttaattttttttccaggttgttcattacttaaaaaaaaaaaatttttttttttaatacaaatgttTATATGTTAATCTTGtgttgaatttatttatttgctgTAACAGTATTTTTGGTGGATCCTTCAGGGTCCTCtacgtataagatcatgtcattcctGAAGAGAGAGcattttccttcttcatttcctaTTCAGATgcctttaattctttttcttgcctaattgctgtaGCTAGAATTTCTGGTACAATGTTGAATTGAAACCAGCACCCCTGTCTTTGTTTCTGATCTTTGggagaaagctctcagtctttcaccACAGAGtacgatgttagctgtgggtttttcattaaTGCTCTTGGTCATGTGTAAGGAATTCCCATCTGTTTGTAGTTTGCTGgatatttttatcatgaatggatttggattttgacagctgccttttctgtgtcaattgaggtgataatttttttttttttttctctctctcattctatTAATGTGTTGTGTTACATTGActggttttcttatgttgaattgCCCTTGCATCCCTGGAAAAAATCTCGTTTGTTCATGGTATATGACCCTTTAATATGCTATTGGAATAGGTTTGCTAGTGTTTTGTTGAAATTTTTGtagtatattcataagggatattgctTGGTAGTATTCTTTTCTCCTGTATTTGATatcagaatgagttaggaagtattccttttctttttttttggatgagcatatgaAGGATtgctgttaattcttctttaaatgtttggtagaatggagtccctggttgcacaaatggttaagctcttggctcctaaccaaaaggttggtggttgaaatccacccagaggcacctcggaagaaaggcttggcaatctacttctgaaaggtcacagccatcaaaaactctatggagtgcagttataCGCTGAaacacttggggtctccatgagttggaatcatcttaatagcaactgaaaaaaagaagaatatatatatgtaactatTTGTTAAAATTCACCAGAGAAGCCAACTAGTCCTTGAcctttctttgttgggaggttgATTCAATCTTCTTACTTGTTATACATATACTGTCTTTCAAAAGATGGAGGAAAAAACTTGATTTGACCAGTAAATAAAAGAGGTAAAAATTGAGGTTGGACAAATGGTACAGCCAGTTTCCAGTAAGAAAATGTAAGAtaataaaaagagaggaaagctgAGGAACTGGATGTGTTAGAATAAGGAAGGCAACTACTGGAGCTGGTAAGTGCACAGAGGAGTGTATATACACATAGAGCATCTAAGCGTATGGGTAAGATCTAGTATAGCTTAATGGCACTTAGGTTTTGTTACTAAAGACTTCAACAGCCACACGTTTCTTTAGCTTAAAGATATAATGGTATTCTgactctttgtttccaactcattatttttagatattttctcctttgatcttCAAGTCAATGACTAGGACCAAGACCAAAATTTTGTTTCAAAGTTAGTGTTTGAAATTTTGATTTTGCTCATTTAGATACTTTCAGCATTGTTCTCAGTCTCAGTACTTCATTTTCTCCAGCAGAGGCCCTCACTTGAGCAAGTCACTGTCTTCACAGTCATTTGATTGTTTTGGTTTAATTCCTTCCCATTTTCTTAATATGGTGATGGTTTTCCAGACTTTTATAATATTCAAATTAATGACCTTTTATGTCTTATTTCTCATATTATACACTAAGCCTAACTTCTGGTTCCCAGGTAAGTCAGTAATGTTGTATGCAGCGGAAATGATACCTAAACTAAAAACAAGGACACAGAAAACAGGAGGTGGTGACCAAAGTCTTCAGCAAGGAGAGGGaagtaaaaaaggaaaagggaagaagaagaagTGATTTGGTGTAAGAATCAAGTATGCGCTATTCCTGAAACAGACATGAATGGAGGCCTCCGTTTTGTATctgagaggaaggaagaagcTTTTTATTTGCATCTTTAACTGTGAACTTTTGTGCCTCTCAGCTTCAGCATCTGAATTgataatgaaataaagaaatttacaTCAAAAGTTTGCATCTAGCATTTATgcagtataaaagaaaaaaattgcccttCAGTGCTTTTCATGGATGAGagcatattttttaaatggacaGTGAACTGTACCATAAGTTACTTGAAATCCTGTATCTGCTTATCCTCTGTGTAACTTGTGCTTGAGATAAATTTAATAACATTTGAACTATAAAACTTGTTCATCTTTTAAGTCAATGGAATAAAATTTGAAACTGACTTTAGTAGCTTTTGCTTATGAACTAATTAATATCAGCAGAAGAAGTAATTAAAGAGAATAAAATGGGTAGTGGAAGCCTAGACAatgtaagcctaaaactaaaagaaaatagtTAAATCATCTTTGGGATCTGTGAACAGCCAGATCACATTCTTTTAATCTGTTATTGTAATTGAGTTGTTCAGTTGCTAGTTTTTTAACATATGGAAAGCCCTGAGCTTTTTTTAAGCTTTAGAAAGAAATGCTTATTTTGTAGGTTTAAGAACATTGATTGATGTTCTAAAATTACCTATGCTTTAGCACTTTGAGGTACACTTATTTCAAGAATCTAAATTGGATTGGCGCTTCTGACTTTATTCCAAAGTCCTATCTCTGAAAGTGGTGAAGATTTTGTGTAAAATATAAGAGAATTTGTATATGGCCATATGTTTTTGTCTGTTGAGCCCCTTTTAGGGAACAACAGCCTGGCCACAAGACATGACCTAACCTGAACAATGGTTTACTTCTCAGGAATTTGAATCTGGAGTAGAAACAGAAGTATAGATGGTGACGGGAGCTAAGTCATCTAATGTTCTCCAACTTCGAGCGTCCTGATTCTCATTCTTCCAGAGGCCTGGTTGTTTAGCTCTTCCTTGAAATTTGTGAGCCACCTTATATCTTTTCAGTAAATCCCTTTTTCAGGTTTTCATTGATTGCAATCCAACAATCCCAATTGATTCTGAAATAAGCTGACCCAAAATTGCATAGCTTTAAAATGGGGCTGCACACCCCAGGCTGTATGAACACAATCCATTGGCGTGCAGGAAGAAACATTAGtgtttctattcatatttttttctcagCCTCTAGTAGTTTCTGTGTTACATGCTTTATAATGGACATAATAGTATAGCAGTTTATATAGTTCATAAATACTGGTGGGGGCGGTATGCAAAACAGTTCTGAGCAGTCCTTGTTGGGAAATTGTATCACTTAAggatgtgttttgctgtgtaacaaaacAGTAAGGGACTTTAGCAggagtttatttttttcatataacaTGAATCCCAAAGGTAGGTTTTTACAGGTGTTGGTTTAGCTGCTCATTGATACCGCCTTTGTATCTTTCCACCATCTGTGGCATGTTTCTAACATCCTTAACGATTGTTGGCCTCAAGCCTGTAAGAGGGCTGAAAGTGCCAGGTTAGTCCCCCTTTAAAAGTAGAGCAAAGGATTTCTCAAAATCCTTCCCAGCAGAGTTCTTCTCATTGTCAAGAGCTGTGGCACATGTTCACCTCTAGTTGCAAGGGAGCCTGGAAAAATGAATACAGAGCTTTTTTAGCCCTGATAGTAGAGGTAGCCAAGGAAGAAGGCATTAGAGAATGGATACTAGG
The window above is part of the Elephas maximus indicus isolate mEleMax1 chromosome 2, mEleMax1 primary haplotype, whole genome shotgun sequence genome. Proteins encoded here:
- the SRP19 gene encoding signal recognition particle 19 kDa protein isoform X2 produces the protein MACAAARSPADQDRFICIYPAYLNNKKTIAEGRRIPINKAVENPTATEIQDVCLAVGLNAFLEKNKLYSREWNRDVQYRGRVRVQLKQEDGSLCLVQFPSRKSVMLYAAEMIPKLKTRTQKTGGGDQSLQQGEGSKKGKGKKKK
- the SRP19 gene encoding signal recognition particle 19 kDa protein isoform X1, translated to MACAAARSPADQDRFICIYPAYLNNKKTIAEGRRIPINKAVENPTATEIQDVCLAVGLNAFLEKNKLYSREWNRDVQYRGRVRVQLKQEDGSLCLVQFPSRINFPLEDEDSIFLPSHIPHVCILPIFPSCRYIS